In Halosimplex halophilum, the genomic stretch GTCGGGGACGCCGGGCATGGGGCCGTCGCGGCCGCTCGGGGTCCCGCCGTCCGTCACGAGCCGGTCGTCGTCCAGTTCGAACGCCGCCCCGTCGTCGGTCCCGCGGTCGTGCTCCGCGAGTTCCGGCGCGGCGTCGGCGGGCGCGACCCCGTCGGGGTCGGCCCGCGCGTCGTCCGCGGCACGGTCGCGCTCGCGGCGACCCCGTCGGCGGTTCCGTCCGTCAGTCGCCATGAGCGACACCTCCCGAGACGTTGGCGTCGGCCCGCTGCATGATCTTCCGCAGGCGGTCGTTGCCGACGCGGCGGGTCCACTCGTAGAACCGCTCGCCCTCCTCGCGCTCGTCGACGTAGGCCTCGAACAGCTGTTCGATGGCCGGGATCACCGCCTGGGCCGGCACGGCGTTCTCGACCCAGTCGAGGAACTCGTTGTCCGACCCCAGCGAGCCGCCGAGGCCGAAGTCCATCCCCTCGACGATGTTGTCGCCCTCCTCGTTGGTCGTCGTCTCCGGGTCGTCGACGTTGACCGTCTCGCCGCGGAAGCCGATGTCGGCGATCTGCGGCTGGGCACACGACGCGGAACAGCCGGACATGTGCATCCGCACCACGTCGAGGTCGTCGGGCGTGTCGATGCGGCGGTCCAGCGCCTTCGCCCAGCGGTACACCCGATTCTTGGTCTCGATGATGCCGTAGTTGCAGAACTCCGAGCCCGTGCAGCCGACGGCGCCCCGCGAGAACGGGCCGGGGTCGGGCTCGTACTTGCGGGCGAACGGCTCGTTGAGCAGGTCGCCGACGTTCTCCGCCGGGATGTGGGTGATGAGGAAGTTCTGGTCGGTGGCGAGGCGGATCGAGGCGTCCTCGGTGCCGTACTCCTTCGCGGCGCGGGCGGCCTCCGCGAACTCGTCGCCGCCTATCCGGCCCGCGATGACGTTGAAGCCGACGTACTTCAGGCCGTCTTCCTTCTGGTCGTGGACGCCGACGTGGTCGCCGGTGTACCCCTCGGTGAGGTCCGTCCCGGCCGTCGGCAGGTCGACCGAACAGCGCCGGCGGACCGCCTTTTCGAACTCCTCCGTTCCGAGCTGCTCGACCAGGTAGCGCATCCGGCAGACGCCGCGGTTGTTGCGGTCGCCCAGTTCCTTGAACGTCTGGGCGATGGCGCGGCAGAACTCGACGGCGTCGCCCGGCGGGACGAACACGTCCATCTGGGTGGCCATGCGCGGGCCGTCCGAGAGGCCGCCGCCGACCTTGCAGTGGAAGCCGTAGATCTCCTCGCCGTCCACTTCCTTCCGGGCGGGGGTCATCCCCACGTCGTTGATCTGCGACTGGCCGCAGTCGTGCTTGCAGCCGGTGATGGTCATCTTGAACTTCCGCGGGAGGTTGGCGTACTCGCGGTTGCCGGTGAAGTAGTCGGAGACGGCGTCGATGACCGGCTGGGCGTCGAAACACTCGTGGCCGTCCAGTCCCGCGGCGGGACAGCCCAGGACGTTGCGCGCGCCGTCGCCGCAGCCCTGGACGGTCGTCAGGCCGACCTCCTCGTAGGTCTCCCAGATGTCGGGCACGTCCTCGACGCGGATCCAGTGTTTCTGGATGTCCTGGCGGGTCGTGATGTCGAGGAAGGCGTCGCCCCAGATGTCGTTTTGCTCCTCGCCGCCGTACTCCTCGGGCGCGACCGCGTACTCCTCGGCGACCTCGCCGACGACCTCGGCCTGCTCGGGCGTCAGGTAGCCGCCGGGGACCTTCGTCCGCATCATGAAGTAGTCGCCCTTGCGGCCGTGGCTGTACATGCCGGCCCACTTCAGGCGCTCCCACTCGCCGTCGCCGGCGCGCTCCTCGATCTCGTCGAACGAGAGGCCCTGCTCGGCGTACTCCTTGACGTCCTCGATCACGTCCAGCGGGTGTTTCTCCTGTTTCCACTCCTCGACCGTGTTCATGTGTGATCCCCCCGATCGCCGGAGGCGTGTGTGTCTGTCCCGTTCATAAGTGAGAATCACGCGGCGCTCGCGTTGTGTCCCACTCACAACGTGACCCACCCTGTAAGTCCCCCTCACGGACAGCCCTGCCACGACTGCGGGAAACCCCACACGAGTTGCCGCTACCACGGACGGGTCGGCCGCGCCGGTGACACCACCGTCTCACCGTCAGCGACCCACCGAACCCAACTGCGACCGGCGCCGGCGTCCCCAGCGGCGTCATTTCCCGCCGTGGCACGTTCGCTGCGGATATCGCGTCCCCCTCCGGCGATCCGGCCCGCAACACCGGCTCGACGATCCGGACAGTGTTGCCTGTTCCAGGCAGTGACGGCGAGGGGTGCGGAGAAGTGGTCCTTTATATGGAGCGGAGCCGTTCGGTAGTACAACCGAATGAGCGACACGAAGAACGTGCAGACGGCCGACGACGAAGCGCAGGTCGAACCGGACGACGAACGCGAGGTCGACACCTCCCACCTCGACGGGGTCGAGGACGGCTGCGGCTGCGCCGAGGTGTGGGAACACCTCTCCGACGAGCGCGACGAGTAGGCCCGGCGTTTATCCGCCCCCGGCGCGTACGCTGCTTATGAGCGCCATCGGGGAGTTCAGGGTGCCAGCGGCCGCGTTTCTGCTCGACGACGCGCTGGGGAGCGTCGCGGGGACCGTCACCGTCGAGCGGATGGTCGTCGACGGCGACGAGGCGGTGACGCCGTACGTCTGGGTCGCGTCGGCGGACTTCGAGGGCTTCGAGGCGACGCTCGACGGCGACCCGTCGGTCGCGTCGTTCGCCCTGGTCGAGGACCACCCCGAGGAACGGCTCTACCGGATCGAGTGGCGCGACGAGCACAACGGCCTGCTCCCGGCGCTGGACGACGTGGCCGCGACCGTCCTGCGGGCCGAGGGGGAGGACGGCGTCTGGACGCTCCGGGCGCTGTTCCCCGACCGCGACGCCGCCGCGACGTTCCACGACCGGGTCCGGGAGGGCGACGAGGGGATCGAGCTGGTCCGGCTCTACCGCGCCGACGACCCCTCGACCTACGGGCAGTACGAGGTGACCGACGAGCAGCGCGAGGCGCTGACCGTCGCCCGCGAGGCCGGCTACTTCGCGGTCCCGCGGGAGTGCTCGCTGGCGGACGTGGCCGAGGAACTCGGCATCTCCCGCAACGCCGCCTCCGCGCGGCTCCGGCGCGGCCAGGACGCGCTGGTCGGCCACACCCTCGACCACGACGACCGGCCGCCGTCCTGAGCGGCACTTAGTACCCGTGACCTGTCACACCGAGGGCTGAGAGGCGTCGCGGCCCGAGAGAGGGTGATGGCGCCGGTAGAACTGTCGTCGACCGACGGGCGTTCGCATCGCAGGAGCAAACCATGATCAGCGGCTCGCAGCCGGCCGAGGACATCTCGGTCGAAGCGAGCGAGCCGGACGCGGTCCCCGTCGCCGTCGTCGAGCGGATCGCGGCGGCGAAGGAGTGTGGCGTCGAGGAGATCCCGCCGCTGTACCGGTCGGTCGACCCCGACGCGCTCGCGGGGCTCGTCGCCGGCGGCACCGGGGGGCTCAGGGTCTCGTTTTCCCACGCAGACTGTCGGGTCGTCGTCGACGGCGAGGGGCGCGTCGGCGCCGCCCGCTGACGGCCGCAGCCGCGGGCGGATACAGAGGACGGCCTACTCCTCGCCGATGAGTCGGTCGACGATCTCCTCGGGATCGAACCGTTCGAGGTCGTCGTAGTCCTGGCCGGTGCCGAGAAAGAGGATCGGCTTGCCGGTCACGTGGGCGATGGAGATGGCCGCGCCGCCCTGCGGGTCGGCGTCGGCCTTCGTCAGCACCGCGCCGTCGATCGCCGCGGCGTCGTCGAACTCGCGGGCGCGGTTGACCGCGTCCTGGCCGGCGACGGCCTCGTCGACGAACAGCGTCATGTCCGGGTCGATGACCCGGTCGATCTTCGACAGCTGGTCCATCAGGCCGTCGGAGGTGTGGAGCCGGCCGGCGGTGTCGCCCAGCACCACGTCCACGTCGTTGGCCTTCGCGTACTCGACGGCGTCGTAGATGACGGCGGCGGGGTCCGAGCCCTGCTCGTGGGAGATGACCCGCTTGTCGAGCGCGTCGGCGTGTTGCTGGAGCTGCTCGTTGGCGCCGGCGCGGTAGGTGTCGCCGTTGGCCAGCACCGTCGACAGCCCCCGGTCCTCGAAGTACCGCGAGAGCTTGGCGATGGTCGTCGTCTTCCCGACGCCGTTGACGCCGGTGAAGATGATCACCACGGGCGCGTCGGCCTCGGCGACCCGCTCGTCGAAGTCGAACTGCCCGACGCTTATCACGTCGTACAGCGCCTCCCGGAGCGCGTCCCGGACGAGGTTGCCCGTCGAGGACAGCCGCCGGCGCGTGTCGCCGACCAGGTTCTCCTCGACGCCGTCGAGGATCTCCTGGGCGACGCCCATCTCCACGTCGCTCTGCAGCAGGGCCAGCTCCAGGTCGTCGAGGTGGTCCTGCAGGTCGTCCTCGTCGATGACGGTCTTGCCGGTCGCGAACAGCTTCGCCCGCTCGCCGAGGCTCCGGCCGTCGTCGTCCTCGGCGTCGTCCCCGTCATCGTCGGCCTCGTCTCCCTCGGCGCCGTCGGTTTCGGCGGTCGCGTCGCCGTCTTCGGCTTCGACCGCCTCGTCCGGGTCGGGCGCCTCGGACTCGGCTTCGGGTTCATCCGGCTCGGCGGAGTCGGCGTCCGCCGGTTCCGCCGCTTCAGCTTCCTCGCCCTCGGCGGACGCGTCGCTGGCCTCGGGTTCGGCGTCGTCCTCGGCCGCTTCCTCGTCGACCGCCTCGTCGTCGACGTCCTCCTCGACGTCGTCGCTGAAGCGGCCGAGTTTCTCCTTCAGTCCGTCGAACATCGGGCCTTACTCGTCGTCGTCCTGCTGCTGCATCTGCTGCATCTGCTGCATCTGCTGTTGCTGCATCTGCTGGGCCTGCTGTTCGAGCTCCTCGCTCTCGGTCTCCAGCTCGGCGATGTCCGAGCGGATCTCCTCGATGCGCTCGTCGAGCGTGTCCTGCTTGTTCTCGAGGATGTCGATGGCGTCGCCCTGCTCCTGCTCGGCGGCGTAGCCGGCGCCGAACTCGACGATGACCTCGTCGATGTCCTGGACCTCGGCGCGGAGGAACGCGTCGCCGCCCAGGGGGACCTGGACGGTGTCGCCGGACTCGATGGCCTCGATGGCCTCCATGGCCTCGTCCATCTCCTGTTTCTCGTCCTGGAGCCCGCTGATCTCCTCCTCCATGGCCTCGATCTGCTCCTCGATCTGCTCGATCTCCTGGGCGATCTGCTGGATCTGCTGCTGACCGCCGCCGCCACCGCCGAGGCTCATGCGTCTACCCCCTCGATCTCGACCTGCGTGCGCTTGAGCCCGTGCTTCGAGCCGAACTCGGCGAGGACGTGCTCGCGCGCGACGTTCTCGTTCTCGGCCTCGACCTGCTTCTCGAACGACTGCCAGCCGTCGCGGGCGCTCCACTGCCCGGTGACTGTGAATTCACTCATGTATCCCGCTGGGAGAGCGAGCGGGAAGTACCTTCCGCAACGTACTCTCGGCCCTTCCCGACCCTCCGGACGGCGGGATGTCACGCGGGATCGTGATCCGCCGGAGTCGCCGAGAAGGGGACCACGTTCCACTACAGCAATAATTATGTCCTGCCGTCACGAACGGGTGTCCATGATGGGGGCTTCGAAGGTGTTCGGGATCCTGTCGGACGACCGCCGACGGCGGGTGTTGCTGTTGCTGTGCGAGGAAGAGTCGGTACGCGTGCCCGACGCCACGCTGACGCGGGGGGCAGCCGCGCGAGCGGCGGGGGACGGCGAGGCACGGTCGCGGTTGCGGCGCCGGGCGATGGTTCGGCTGTACCACGTCGACCTGCCGAAACTGGACGCCGAGGACCTCGTCGACTGGGAGCGCGGCTCCGAAGTCGTGCGGCGGGGGCCGCGGTTCGAGGAGGTGGAGCCGGTACTGGACGCGCTCGCCGACAACGCCGCCCGGATCCCGCAGGAGGTCTTCTGACCGGTCCCGGGAGTCAGTCGATGTAGCCGAGCGCGGACTCGATGCGGCCCAGCTCCGGGCCGGTCGTGTCCTGGCCGACGACGTAGCCGTGGTCGTTGGCGACCAGGCCCGACCCGACCAGCGGGGCGCCGTAGTTGACGGTGCCGATGTCGGCGGGCACGTCCAGCAGGTCCTCGAGGAAGTCGAGTTCGGCGTCGGTCGCGTCGGGGTGGCAGAGCACCCCCTCGTCGGTTGCGACGGCGGCCGTCCCGACGGTTCGCGTCCCCGCGAGGGTGCCCTGTTCGACGGGCACGTCCAGCGCGTCCTCGACGGCGCGGACGGCCGGCTCGGAGAGGTCGGGGTGGACGTACGCGCCGCTGTCGTTGGCGAGGACGACGTTGCCGGCCGCGTTGATCCGGCCGGGGAGTTCGCCGACGGCGAGGCCGGTCGCCTCGACGATCGCCTCGCGCTCGCGGTCGCGGACGCGGCTGCTGACGAGCAGCCCGTTGCCGTTGCCGGTCGCCAGCGAGCCGACGGTGCCCGAGCCGCCGACGGTCGTGGCGACCGCCGGGACCGCGAGTTCGTCGCTCAGGTCCTCGCGGAGGTCCTCGTCCACGTCGGGACGGACGAGCACGCAGTCGTCGGTGGCGCGTGCGAAGACACCGACGTACGCCGACCCGGAGAAAGCCGCGCGGAGCAAGTTTACTCGGCCGTTTCGGCTTCGACGACGGCCTCGCCCTCCTCCTCGAAGCGGGCGGCGCGGACCCGCAGCTTGCGCGGCGGGTTCGAGCGCCCGTTCGCCCAGACCGCCTCGTTGATCGAGGGGTCCAGCCGGACGGCGTCGCCGTCGACGGCGAAGTGCTTGGCGAGGTGCTCGCGGACGATGGACATGGCCTTGTCGGCCTGCTCCTCGTTGGGCGCGGCCTTCACGTCGCGGAGCGGGACGGTCACGACCCGCTCCTCGAAGTCGCCGGCGCTCATTCGTCCGTGTCGCTACGGCGCCAGTGGCGCCGCTTCGGGTTGCGTTCGACGTTGCGGTCCGTCTTGAGCATGACCCACGGCGGAACGCGCGTGTTCTGGCGCTCGAGTTTCCCCAGGCGCTTCTTCTTCGACTTCGACTTCTTGCCCATAGTGTCACCCCCTTCCGCCCCGGCGCTTAAATTCCTGTTCCTTTCCGCCGCGACCCGGTATCGCCGGACGCCGGCGCCGCGCACTCGCCGATCGCGCGAAGGACCGTCGCTCAGGCGAACGCGAGCGGGACCATCACGAGCACGCCGGCGGCGATCCCGCCGACGAGTTCCCGGCGACCGCCGCCCGGCAGGTCCGACCCCCGGTCCAGCGCCTCCGGGACGAACTCCGTGGCGACGAGGTACACCATCGCGCCCGCGGCGAACCCGAAGCCGAACGGGAGGAACCGCTCGGCCAGCGTCACGAAGTAGTAGGCGACCACGGCGCCGAGCGGCTGGGGCAGGCTGGAGAACACCGCCCACCAGACCATCCGCCACTCGCCGACGCCCATCGACCGCAGCGGGATCGAGATGGCCACCCCCTCCGGGACGTTGTGGATCGAGATGGCGACGGTCATGAACACCGCCAGCACGGGCAGCGTCAGTCCGCCGAGCGTGACCGTCGCCAGGCCCGGCTCCTCGATCCCCAGCTCGGCGAAGGAGACGCCGACCGCGACGCCCTCGGGGAAACTGTGGACCGTCAGGATGCCGAGGATGAGCACGAGCTTCCGGAAGTCCGCCTCCTCGTACTCCTTCGGGTGGAACTCCGCGTCCGCCAGCACCTCGTGGGCGACGATCACCAGCAGGACCCCGACGAGCACGCCCGGCCCGACCGCCGCCGCCGCGTCGACGACCCCGCCGTCGACCACGGCGACGCCCTCCCGGATCAGGCCGAACAGCGACGCGGCGACCATGATGCCCGAAGCGAGCCCCCACAGCACCACGTTCCACCGGTCGGAGATGTCCTCGACCAGGAAGAAGGGGAGCGCGCCCAGCCCGGTCGCCAGCGCCGTCAGCAGCCCCGCGACGAACACCAGCCCGAGGTTCCCGAACTCGACCATGTACCCGAACCTACGCCGACCGCGCCCTTAACAATTGTCGCGAATCTGACTATTTTTGGGAGACCTAAAGCGGACGATCGGCGATGGGGGGACGAGCGGCGGGGCGTCACAGCGCCGTCGAATTCGGTGTGCCACGCCGTGGTTAATGCACCTTATACACACTATGAACGTTCGAACTCCTATGCGGCAGGATATAAATACAGGTTCGCTGAATAAAACAGTATGTCAACCACCGAGATGCGCACGACCGACGCGGACGCGGCGGCGGGGGAGACGGGGGCACGGCCCCACCGGATCGTGAATCCGATGGGCGCGACCGGGCGGATGACCGTCGAGACGCCGGCGGGC encodes the following:
- a CDS encoding 50S ribosomal protein L31e, which encodes MSAGDFEERVVTVPLRDVKAAPNEEQADKAMSIVREHLAKHFAVDGDAVRLDPSINEAVWANGRSNPPRKLRVRAARFEEEGEAVVEAETAE
- the ftsY gene encoding signal recognition particle-docking protein FtsY, whose amino-acid sequence is MFDGLKEKLGRFSDDVEEDVDDEAVDEEAAEDDAEPEASDASAEGEEAEAAEPADADSAEPDEPEAESEAPDPDEAVEAEDGDATAETDGAEGDEADDDGDDAEDDDGRSLGERAKLFATGKTVIDEDDLQDHLDDLELALLQSDVEMGVAQEILDGVEENLVGDTRRRLSSTGNLVRDALREALYDVISVGQFDFDERVAEADAPVVIIFTGVNGVGKTTTIAKLSRYFEDRGLSTVLANGDTYRAGANEQLQQHADALDKRVISHEQGSDPAAVIYDAVEYAKANDVDVVLGDTAGRLHTSDGLMDQLSKIDRVIDPDMTLFVDEAVAGQDAVNRAREFDDAAAIDGAVLTKADADPQGGAAISIAHVTGKPILFLGTGQDYDDLERFDPEEIVDRLIGEE
- a CDS encoding nitrite/sulfite reductase → MNTVEEWKQEKHPLDVIEDVKEYAEQGLSFDEIEERAGDGEWERLKWAGMYSHGRKGDYFMMRTKVPGGYLTPEQAEVVGEVAEEYAVAPEEYGGEEQNDIWGDAFLDITTRQDIQKHWIRVEDVPDIWETYEEVGLTTVQGCGDGARNVLGCPAAGLDGHECFDAQPVIDAVSDYFTGNREYANLPRKFKMTITGCKHDCGQSQINDVGMTPARKEVDGEEIYGFHCKVGGGLSDGPRMATQMDVFVPPGDAVEFCRAIAQTFKELGDRNNRGVCRMRYLVEQLGTEEFEKAVRRRCSVDLPTAGTDLTEGYTGDHVGVHDQKEDGLKYVGFNVIAGRIGGDEFAEAARAAKEYGTEDASIRLATDQNFLITHIPAENVGDLLNEPFARKYEPDPGPFSRGAVGCTGSEFCNYGIIETKNRVYRWAKALDRRIDTPDDLDVVRMHMSGCSASCAQPQIADIGFRGETVNVDDPETTTNEEGDNIVEGMDFGLGGSLGSDNEFLDWVENAVPAQAVIPAIEQLFEAYVDEREEGERFYEWTRRVGNDRLRKIMQRADANVSGGVAHGD
- a CDS encoding ZIP family metal transporter gives rise to the protein MVEFGNLGLVFVAGLLTALATGLGALPFFLVEDISDRWNVVLWGLASGIMVAASLFGLIREGVAVVDGGVVDAAAAVGPGVLVGVLLVIVAHEVLADAEFHPKEYEEADFRKLVLILGILTVHSFPEGVAVGVSFAELGIEEPGLATVTLGGLTLPVLAVFMTVAISIHNVPEGVAISIPLRSMGVGEWRMVWWAVFSSLPQPLGAVVAYYFVTLAERFLPFGFGFAAGAMVYLVATEFVPEALDRGSDLPGGGRRELVGGIAAGVLVMVPLAFA
- a CDS encoding helix-turn-helix domain-containing protein; protein product: MSAIGEFRVPAAAFLLDDALGSVAGTVTVERMVVDGDEAVTPYVWVASADFEGFEATLDGDPSVASFALVEDHPEERLYRIEWRDEHNGLLPALDDVAATVLRAEGEDGVWTLRALFPDRDAAATFHDRVREGDEGIELVRLYRADDPSTYGQYEVTDEQREALTVAREAGYFAVPRECSLADVAEELGISRNAASARLRRGQDALVGHTLDHDDRPPS
- a CDS encoding DUF7344 domain-containing protein, coding for MMGASKVFGILSDDRRRRVLLLLCEEESVRVPDATLTRGAAARAAGDGEARSRLRRRAMVRLYHVDLPKLDAEDLVDWERGSEVVRRGPRFEEVEPVLDALADNAARIPQEVF
- a CDS encoding HalOD1 output domain-containing protein, translated to MISGSQPAEDISVEASEPDAVPVAVVERIAAAKECGVEEIPPLYRSVDPDALAGLVAGGTGGLRVSFSHADCRVVVDGEGRVGAAR
- the pfdA gene encoding prefoldin subunit alpha, which codes for MSLGGGGGGQQQIQQIAQEIEQIEEQIEAMEEEISGLQDEKQEMDEAMEAIEAIESGDTVQVPLGGDAFLRAEVQDIDEVIVEFGAGYAAEQEQGDAIDILENKQDTLDERIEEIRSDIAELETESEELEQQAQQMQQQQMQQMQQMQQQDDDE
- a CDS encoding translation initiation factor IF-6 — protein: MLRAAFSGSAYVGVFARATDDCVLVRPDVDEDLREDLSDELAVPAVATTVGGSGTVGSLATGNGNGLLVSSRVRDREREAIVEATGLAVGELPGRINAAGNVVLANDSGAYVHPDLSEPAVRAVEDALDVPVEQGTLAGTRTVGTAAVATDEGVLCHPDATDAELDFLEDLLDVPADIGTVNYGAPLVGSGLVANDHGYVVGQDTTGPELGRIESALGYID
- a CDS encoding 50S ribosomal protein L39e; the protein is MGKKSKSKKKRLGKLERQNTRVPPWVMLKTDRNVERNPKRRHWRRSDTDE
- the rpl18a gene encoding 50S ribosomal protein L18Ae is translated as MSEFTVTGQWSARDGWQSFEKQVEAENENVAREHVLAEFGSKHGLKRTQVEIEGVDA